In Fusobacterium hwasookii, a single window of DNA contains:
- a CDS encoding cell division protein SepF produces the protein MTENVDIVFLKPTKFEDCVICAAYIKEDKIVNMNFSQLDDNDSRRVLDYIAGAIFITKAEIVNVGNKIFCSIPSNKTFLNEMNRVTSHDEEDEEEIVRARG, from the coding sequence ATGACAGAGAATGTTGATATAGTATTTTTAAAACCTACAAAATTTGAGGACTGTGTGATATGTGCAGCTTATATAAAAGAGGATAAGATAGTTAATATGAATTTTAGTCAACTTGATGATAATGATTCAAGAAGGGTTTTAGATTATATAGCAGGAGCTATTTTTATTACAAAAGCAGAAATAGTAAATGTTGGAAATAAAATTTTCTGTTCTATTCCTAGCAATAAAACTTTTTTAAATGAAATGAATAGGGTAACTTCTCATGATGAAGAAGATGAGGAAGAAATTGTAAGAGCTAGAGGGTAA
- a CDS encoding B12-binding domain-containing radical SAM protein: protein MKIAFLRPNLGGQRSNDAIEPLGFAVLSGLTDRKRHEVVLFDERIEDIPMDLDVDLVVITTFTLTAKRAYTIADNYRKKGIYVVIGGYHASLIPEEVQEYADTVFVGSAEGNWARFLIELENGNPQKVYEEIKLPDISEVVYDRSIFKDKKYSFVVPVQFGRGCMHQCEFCTIGSVHRGDYAHRRVELVIEEIKEIFKTNRRAKVIYFVDDNIFANKKKALHLFNELKKLKIKWACQGSIDIAKDEELVKLMSESGCIEMLLGFENINIMNIKKMNKKSNYDFDYENIIRIFKKYKILVHASYVIGYDYDTKDYFQEMLDFSNKHKFFLAGFNPALPIPGTPFYDRLKNEGRLLYDKWWIDDNFRYGKAAYTPHNMTVEEFEAGILRCKVEYNTHKIYGQDYLMEQQILDML, encoded by the coding sequence ATGAAAATAGCATTTTTAAGACCTAATTTAGGTGGACAACGTTCAAATGATGCAATAGAACCACTTGGTTTTGCAGTTTTATCAGGACTTACAGATAGAAAAAGACATGAAGTTGTATTATTTGATGAAAGAATAGAAGATATCCCAATGGATTTAGACGTTGATTTAGTTGTAATAACAACTTTTACTTTAACTGCAAAAAGAGCCTATACAATAGCAGATAATTATAGAAAAAAAGGTATTTATGTTGTTATTGGTGGCTATCATGCTTCACTTATTCCAGAAGAAGTTCAAGAATATGCAGATACTGTTTTTGTTGGAAGTGCAGAAGGAAATTGGGCAAGATTTTTAATTGAATTAGAAAATGGAAATCCACAAAAAGTATATGAAGAAATTAAATTGCCTGATATTAGTGAGGTGGTTTATGATAGAAGTATATTTAAAGATAAAAAGTATTCTTTTGTTGTACCTGTACAATTTGGTAGAGGTTGTATGCACCAATGTGAGTTTTGTACCATAGGTTCTGTTCATAGAGGAGATTATGCACATAGAAGAGTGGAACTTGTAATAGAAGAAATTAAAGAAATTTTTAAGACCAATAGAAGAGCAAAGGTTATATATTTTGTAGATGATAATATATTTGCAAATAAAAAGAAAGCTTTACACTTATTTAATGAGTTAAAAAAATTAAAAATAAAATGGGCTTGTCAAGGAAGTATTGATATAGCAAAAGATGAAGAATTAGTAAAACTTATGTCAGAGTCAGGTTGTATTGAAATGCTTTTAGGTTTTGAAAATATAAATATAATGAATATCAAAAAGATGAATAAGAAATCTAATTATGACTTTGACTATGAAAATATTATAAGAATATTTAAAAAATATAAAATTTTAGTTCATGCAAGTTATGTAATAGGTTATGACTATGATACAAAGGATTATTTTCAAGAAATGTTAGATTTTTCAAATAAACATAAGTTTTTCTTAGCGGGTTTCAATCCAGCATTACCTATTCCAGGAACTCCTTTTTATGACAGATTAAAGAATGAAGGAAGATTACTATATGATAAATGGTGGATAGATGATAATTTTAGATATGGAAAAGCTGCATACACTCCACATAACATGACAGTAGAAGAATTTGAAGCAGGAATATTAAGATGTAAAGTAGAATATAACACTCATAAAATATATGGTCAAGATTATTTGATGGAGCAGCAAATTTTAGACATGCTTTAA
- a CDS encoding GNAT family N-acetyltransferase, translating into MECKIIKNDINYNLDDLTKLLNTSYWAKDRKKETVKKTVENSLCYFAYETDKNKLIGFARVITDYTTNYYICDVIVDEEYRGEGIGKKLVETLINDEELIHLRGLLITKDAKKFYEKFGFYNKEDVMQKDKK; encoded by the coding sequence ATGGAATGTAAAATTATTAAAAATGATATTAACTATAATTTAGATGATTTAACAAAACTATTAAATACTTCATATTGGGCAAAGGATAGAAAAAAAGAAACTGTAAAGAAAACAGTTGAGAATTCTTTGTGCTATTTTGCTTATGAGACTGATAAAAATAAATTAATTGGTTTTGCAAGAGTAATAACAGATTATACTACAAATTATTATATATGTGATGTAATAGTAGATGAAGAATATAGAGGAGAAGGAATAGGAAAAAAATTAGTTGAAACATTGATAAATGATGAGGAATTAATACATCTAAGAGGTTTACTAATTACAAAAGATGCTAAGAAATTTTATGAGAAATTTGGTTTTTATAATAAAGAAGATGTTATGCAAAAAGATAAAAAATAA
- a CDS encoding DUF3592 domain-containing protein: MSNRLGILLSAGIFFIFASVFLIIAEISKRISENEMKNFQGEGEAEGKVLEVIKSGKDGIGGKLLDTFVVYQYEVNKHKYIVKPYVLLKNVAINQRYFDSENVTCITYMGTHGMSRQTKYHVGEKITVKYNLENPKKHEILNDKDKMFAYKGFKIAGSLIMLVPLILVIISFFVK; this comes from the coding sequence ATGAGTAACAGATTAGGAATTTTATTATCTGCTGGAATATTTTTTATATTTGCAAGTGTATTTTTAATCATTGCTGAGATAAGTAAAAGAATATCAGAAAATGAAATGAAGAATTTTCAAGGAGAAGGAGAAGCAGAAGGAAAAGTTTTAGAAGTTATAAAATCTGGAAAAGATGGAATTGGTGGAAAATTATTAGATACTTTTGTTGTATATCAATATGAAGTAAATAAACATAAATATATTGTTAAACCTTATGTTTTATTGAAAAATGTAGCTATAAATCAAAGATATTTTGACTCTGAGAATGTTACTTGCATTACCTATATGGGAACTCATGGTATGAGCAGACAAACAAAATATCATGTAGGAGAAAAGATAACAGTAAAATATAATCTTGAAAATCCTAAAAAGCATGAAATTCTTAATGACAAAGATAAAATGTTTGCATATAAGGGATTTAAAATAGCAGGAAGTCTGATTATGTTAGTTCCACTTATTTTAGTTATTATTTCATTTTTTGTAAAATAA